Below is a window of Microaerobacter geothermalis DNA.
AGCGGACATGAATCACGACGATGTCGAACTCGATTAGCGGACGTGTGAATCTTTAGTTCCGCATCCATGTAATTCAAATGGTTTGAAAATATTAATCCTCACTGATGTGCTTTTCATATTCTTCTGCACTCAGCAAATTGTCCAGTTCACCAGGATTGGTCATTTCTACAACGATCATCCATGCTTTCTCATATGGGGATTCATTGACCAATTCGGGAGAAGATTCCAATTCACCGTTTACCTCAATAACTTTACCGCTTACCGGAGCGTAAAGTTCAGATACGGTTTTTACCGATTCAACACTTCCAAATGTTTCATTTTGGGAAACAGAAGAGCCTAATTCAGGAAGTTCAACG
It encodes the following:
- the gcvH gene encoding glycine cleavage system protein GcvH gives rise to the protein MNLPKELKYSEEHEWVRVEGNKAYIGITDFAQSELGDIVFVELPELGSSVSQNETFGSVESVKTVSELYAPVSGKVIEVNGELESSPELVNESPYEKAWMIVVEMTNPGELDNLLSAEEYEKHISED